One window from the genome of Hippoglossus hippoglossus isolate fHipHip1 chromosome 6, fHipHip1.pri, whole genome shotgun sequence encodes:
- the cdkn1bb gene encoding cyclin-dependent kinase inhibitor 1Bb: MSNVRLSNGSPTLERTEPRVSEHPKPSACRSLFGSVDHEELKRDLKGHLREMEETASAKWGFDFASYSPLVNDRLDWKLVDCRDVPDFYQRPLRTRTREKGVCSAGNNNVDLNGNHSCVVVAAPGGDSSARSDGQMECTGLRKRPACHEASAQSKRSHSSSSSDEVIRPSLSHSAEHTPRKSSPKRLT; encoded by the exons atgtcaaacgtTCGCCTTTCAAACGGGAGCCCGACGTTGGAGCGGACGGAGCCGCGGGTGTCGGAGCACCCGAAGCCGTCAGCCTGCAGGAGCCTCTTCGGCTCCGTGGACCACGAAGAGTTAAAGAGGGATTTAAAGGGACACTTGCGGGAGATGGAGGAGACTGCCTCCGCCAAGTGGGGCTTCGACTTCGCCAGTTACTCGCCGCTGGTCAACGACAGGCTCGACTGGAAGTTAGTGGACTGCAGGGACGTCCCGGATTTCTACCAGCGGCCGCTGCGGACGAGGACCAGGGAGAAGGGCGTCTGCTCCGCCGGGAATAACAATGTGGATCTTAACGGGAATCATAGCTGTGTTGTGGTGGCGGCTCCGGGCGGCGACAGCAGCGCCAGGTCTGACGGGCAGATGGAGTGCACCGGGCTGAGGAAGAGACCTGCGTGCCACG AAGCCTCGGCCCAAAGCAAGAggtcccacagcagcagcagctcagatgAGGTGATCCGTCCCAGTCTGAGCCACTCTGCAGAACACACACCCAGAAAGAGCAGCCCCAAGAGGCTGACGTGA